CCAGTTACCTGTCCTCACCAAACCCTCGATTATGGCATCGTGGGTGACTgaactaggccgaagcccactGTCTGCCATGTCATCGACTAACCTGACAGCCCTCGAAATCTTCCCCTCAGTGCAGAGCCCATTGACTAGGGAATTCAAGGTAATCAGATCGGGTTCAAGGCCATGCTTAAGGATTCTGCCAAGAGCCTACCCATGCTTAAGGATACTGAGACTATAGGTATTTATGTGAATCCCCCCTCCTGGTCCATCCTCTCAATGAACGAGGCAACATCTAAATAACTCTTCGGATTCATCCCAACAACTGGCCCCGCAGTTTGCCTAAAATCAAACAACTGGGTAATTGTCCAATGCCCTTATAAAGGAGGACATAATGTTCACCCTACGTGCAGTTTGGCATCTCCTCGTCATGGATCAGTTCAACAACTGGCCATCAGCCTCTTCCTCGTCCCCAGAAGACGCAGGgagaaaaaacgaaaaaaaatattacggGATATTTTAGATTAGATTGTATGTTACAAGTTTTTGTACTTTAGGATAATTGGGATAGATAGCATATTTAGTTTATTCTAGATCCCATAGATTAGCTTGTTTCCTTTTTCCGTGTATAGGCATTGGCCTATTCATGTATTCGATATTCAGCGGTACAATTTGAGCTTGACAGTTCcataattatcaaaaaaattcagaCGGAGAAAGAGACCTAGAAGAGCACTGTCGTCATTGCGCTGATTTGAAGAGAGGGAAAGAGTAGGATTTACGAGGCGAAGGCAGaggagagaaggagaaggccaaTACGAGGCAGAATACGAGGGGCAAGCACCTGTTGGCTgcctcctcctcatcatcgtcttcgtcgtcgtcgtcgtcgtcgtcgcaTCTTTGTCATCATCATAGAAGCACCGGAGTGTTACGTTAGGCTAGGTTTAGGGAAGGAAGAGGTAGGATGAAACTCATTTGCTAACTGCCTCCAACGGTATGTTTTGCAAGATAGATATACATACCCACACATACATATACTAGTCTTTTTTCACCCGTGCCTTACACGGATAATTTTGCTATAGAAATTTATTGGACTTTTTGCTTtagatgtgattataattttattttcccatGAGAACCTATTacgtttttcaaatttaattatagtTTCATTTTGAATAAAGTAATTTTCATAAACTATACATGATCTAAAgttcatataattttattgttattttatgcacataaatattactttgttatatacaatattaattttattcgctataataaattttcacgtaaaattaaaatcacagGAGTTTTATATtgcaatatattaataatatattgaattttctaCTTACAATTTAGTTTGTTTATATAAAGTGTACAGTTAACCTATCATttgaaaattacttttttacaaataatattttccatATTGAGGGCAAAAATACCTACATAGATTAATTCAAGTAAAATTTTTGCATGATCTGTAGTAcagataattatttttttatacccataaaataattagtttgttatatataatataaattttatttgcaataattaaatttttaacctaaatttaaaataatcgGAGATTTGTATTGTAATAGcctaataatatattgaactttgtaattataaattttagtCCGTTTCAGTTAATTTTTTgccaataaattttttcagaatGAGGGCAAAGATACCtatataaattgatttaaatGAGGGCAAATTTTCTGTAACTCaatcataaaagaaaatgtctcTATCGCTTGAGGTTTTATGGAGATCATGATCACTTTGGATATTCTTCTTCCTGGTCGAAGCATTGTCAAAAGCAATTGATGGAGTTTTGACCTTACCACGTGATTGGGAAATCAATAAATTACCATAGCCATAATTTGACCTTACCACGTAATTGGGAAATCATGTAGACGaacgttcttttttttttctttttttttcccttgacACATATAGATGACCTTATGTCGAAAGCAATTGATGGAGTTTTGACCTTACCACGCGATCGGGAAATCAATAAGATCGAacgttctttttttcttttgctagaAACATATAGAGGACCTTATATCGGATGTATTTATAAATGGGTTGACTATGTAAAAAGGCACGACCTTTGctcaatttttcaattctagcATGACCTTTCGGAAATAGCATAGAAATGCACGACCTTTCATTTTAGTATCAAATGTAGTACAACGTTAAATATTCcatcaattttaattatattaactGACTAAACATTAATACTACCACGTGTCACCATATTATCTAATGAGAGGATcccatattttttatttaataaaaataatgctagaaattaaaaagagaaGGGGAAGGGTCAGCCTGAAGCTAAGGAGGATGGAGGGCTGGCAGGCCGGCGATGGCGGCATCGATTGCGGCCACACCTCCCGTGGCCACCATCGAGGCCACCACCACAGTCTCGCCAACCCCCCTCCTCCCTTTGTCTTTAGCTTACCCTACccctcctttttttaaaaaaaaattagaataattttttattaaataaaaaatgtaaagtcCACTCATTGAATAATATAGCGATATGTGAGGCCGTTACTGCTTAGTCAACCAATACTGTTAGAAATGATGAAATATTCAACGGCGTGCTAGATTTGAGATTAAATGAACGGTCGCGTCTTTCTATGTTATTTTCGAAAAGATCGTGCTAGAATTGAGAATTTGAGTAAACGTCGTGTCTTTTTACGTAATTAGCCATTTATAAATTTGTATAATCAGCATTATCGTGAAAATTTACTGCTAAGATTTTTTGTATTATTGCATAAAAAGAAGGATGATTTATCTAGTCATCGAGTGCGTTGGATAAGAAAGAGAACGTCGAGTCGGTTGGAATTGTTGTGAAGGGCTGGTGTGGAATCTCTGGGAATCCCCCAGTCAAACGTGCAGTGTGGCCCCATATTTGACACGTGTGGATGGAACAACCGGAGTCATCATTTCTCGTATATTAACTgactaattattaaattatatacatacaatttaataattaattaagtaattaatcataaaatggaaaagaaaataaaaagattggAATAAATTGAGAAAGATAGTGTAATATAATAGCGCACTTCTTGCATGTCAATTAAGAAGTTATATGTTCGATTATGGtgcttatttattaattatagtacgattttcattttattgtactaatcTCGCTATATtccctttaaaaaaatatggaaatGAATGGAGCTAAttctttttactattttttctctctctgatAATCTAATAATTAAGATGCCAACAAATCCTAGCCATTTTCACTGTCGGTCAATGCTCGTCGTTTTGGTatgttgttttttttgggggggaggggggaagAAAACTccattcttttaatttaaagaGTTAAAAAttcgctttttttttctttttttttaaaggtaaAATTCACTTTTGTTTCTCACACCTTTATTTCACTTTCCAATAATGTAAACCCACAAATGATCATTTAATTGGTTCCGCGATAGAACCTTCTTGATATGTCAAAGGctccaaaagaaaaagttagAATGCTCTAACGTGTTTACTATAATGAAAAAACGTGTTATATTTCTTATGATCATGGAGAAATTAAcatttaaatgaaaataatttcagatAATAATTGAGAATATTCGGTAATTTCACcgtgaaattaattaaaaaaataggttAAAAAGGATAATATTATCCAAACACATTCTTTTCTCGGTATGAAATCATTGACAAGATTTACTGCATTATTGGAACtctctaaaatatatttagttATCGAATTGGTTTCATTCATTTAACCCACATTTTTCTTAGAAAAAGAAGTATATTTCCAATATTATCAATTATGAATTTGTTaacattcaaaaaatttattggtACGGTAATTACTCGAAAATTACAGTTGTCCGTTGCCAATTACATCACCTGGAGAGATTGTGTTTAGATGGCACTAGCAATTTGAGAAggatatattaataaatataagtttttaatcaaaattaggaAGCTATCAACTTGCGCATCTGGGGAAATTTTTCGATTATTCTATCTTAATACGTGACGTGAGGAAATGTTAATTGGATTGTACCATAATAGGAAAACGAATGTTAATCGCTGGCAAGAGAAActgttataattttattttttttatcatcaataatttttataatcactTTTAACTATAGCAATTTAATTCGTTCTTTTTCATTATATCATTGTGAGGCTCCCCGAAAACCCAAGAATGTCCATGCAAATTGTAATTCCCGTTTAACTCCTTTGACGTATCAAATAATGACACCCCCAAGCATATTCCTATCAAACAACAATATATTGCCCGCCGGATTACCATATCGATAAAGAATTCAATCTTAGACCGTTATTACAAGTAGATGCACACTAAATGCAATTTTAAGTTTCATTTATATCATTATTCGGAAAAATATATCAGCGAAATTTACTTAGCACCCTTCAAGTTACAGATAGTTCCAAAAAAGAGAACATAGTTTTTATTTACCATATGCCATGAAAACGGTAATTGTCACATATATTATGATCAAATAGATGGAGtgttcgtaaaatcgatgacCCGTTTCTGTAATACCATCAAGATACCATATCTTCAGCCGTTGAATCACTTTCTTCTCGCTCACATTCTCTCTCGGGTAATCCACGGCACTCGATGAACATAGaattccccaaaaaaaaaaatgaaataaatttgacCTCAAGGTAAAAACGGGATTTTCCATATTTGGCTGCTGATTAATTTCgaattctaatttttaattttgtcgtGAAATACTCAAAATTTGATACTTCAGACTTCCATAGcactcttctctctctctctctctctctctctctgtgtgtaTAAATAGTTTTCTCCGCTGTCCGTCCGCTCGACCGTTTCTTGTCCTCTGTTCGTCACTGTCCGGAAGGACATCCTCTGCAAATTTCTGCTGACGGAAACGGAGGGGCTTCCATTCCATTGCTGCAAACCGAAGCTCAGTTCCAGCCCTTCAGAGACAGGAAGAGACAGAGAGTGGAAGTTAGGGAATGTTCCACTCCCACAGCCTGTCGAGAAAGGGGCCTTTGGGCTCCGTATGGGTGGCTGCCTACTGCCACAAGCGGCTCAAGAAGGCCGAAGTAACCGCCACCGACATCTCCTTCTCTGTGGGTCGGTCTCGGTCCTCCTCATTCTTCGATAAAATTTGGGACTTTTCTCAATTGTCTTCGTCTCTGGGTTTTACATGGGACGAGGTTCTGATGAGATTGGGGTAGTTAATGGGTCTATCAATTTTCTCTGTTTTGTACTCGTTGATAGATTTATAACAAGAACACCAACACTGCGTAGGCGAAAAATGCGACATTTTTCGAGACATTCTTCCTTTATTTTCGTGTTTTCCGAGGAGAAAATGGACATAGAAAATTGGGGAACTTGCTGCATATCAGACAGTGTCTGTAGGTTGTCTGAGCATAAGGGCTTTCCTTGTAGAATAAGCATGAAAGCATGAGTAGTAGTGTGCAGGAGTAATGTTCCACTTTGTGAAAATAATGTTCTCTGTTTTCATTCGAGTTCTTATGTTTGTAACTTCATTGCTCTTAGGAAACATACAGAGAGTTGTCATGTTTGTTCCTGCAAATTGCCCATTGCCATGTCATTTTTATGTCAGCTGGTGAGCGAGCATATTACCGGCATGGCTGGCTAGGTTTGTACTGGGATTATCAAAGAGTTGTGTAGCCTTTGGATGTTCACAGATTGGTTTTGATTTACCATTGTGTCATATACAATGGCTTCATGAGGATAAAAGGTCATtggctgagagagaagtaggaCCTTATCTGACCTCCATGATGGATTTGACAGAAAACTGGAGAGGAAAGTACCTTCGAGTACTGTTGACATTTCTTGTCCCTGGAATACCAATGACAACTTTTATATTGCCTTAACAAGATCCGATCACTTTAGTTCTTTCCACAAAATGCTGCGACAACGATGGTTATTCGATGTATGCGATTGGTTTGTGATGATGTTGTGTGTTATTTAGTCCTTTCTTAGTTCTCATCCGAAGTAATTCTCCATACACTGGAGAGTCAGTTTAGATTTATACTATTTTGATTTCGGCCTAAGTTTATAGATTTTTATGAAGATACGTAAATGATGTAATAAGAGGCAATGTCGTTTATGCGTCCTGTTGTCATCTTTTACTTTCAAAACTTCTTAATTATTGTTCTCCTGTAATTTTCGCGGGACAAATAACTTCCGTACTATGTAAAGTCTGGTACTGTGATAGTTTAGTGTTTCACTAAAGCAGAACATCTTCTTTGTTTAGTTATGCTGTGATGTTTCTGCCTGTCTTGTTGATTCAACTTTAACCTAGTAAAACTTGGTCCCTTCTCATGTCTTTGTTTTGTATGTTCTTGTTATGAGCTTGACAAGTTACAGAATTACGTCgcatattttttgaaatcttGTGTTGGCTTCATCAGTTCATCTAATCATTTCTTCACTTTTGCCAGATAAGATCTTGCAGGATGAATTTGAAATTATCACCTACAGGGTTCTGGGCTACTTCCTCCTTGGTGTCGTGAGGATATACTCGAAGAAGGTTGAATATTTGTTCAATGACTGTCACAAGGTGCTTGTTCAAGTCAAGGGCTTTGTGGTTAGTGAGAAAGGTCATTCGCGTACTGTAAAAGGTTTACGTGAACCTATTAGCTTGATAACTCGTCCAAAGAGGTTTGAACTTGATGCTTTTGATCTGGAAGTTGGAGATGATGTTAGTGGGTGAGCTCTTTTCTGCTTAGAACATAATTGACTGCTTTGAGTTAACTTTGCTTCTATATAGGATCTTACATCAATAAGTTacttgttttctttcttgtcAGAGCTCATCATCAGTCCCCACAAGAAGAGATAACCCTCAAAGGTACTTAATTGTATAAATAAAGTCTGATGTAATGCTCTAGCATAAAGTGTGGAAGGGAATAGAGAATTTAGTTCAGTGGTTTATCTGCTGTCGAGTATTTGGTCTTACAAACTGATGGATTCTGAAACTTTAAACTTGTTTTCCAAAGTTGAAAATCTACTTTTCAAAGATTTTGAGACAATCACTGTAGAAATTGTCTTGTTATAGCTCTCCACTCCGATGCCAAACTAAACTTTAAGAGTGACTATGCGGTTTTGTCATCTAATTTTTGGTGGTGTTATGCAGATAACGCATGGAGGCATGCGGGCATGGTGCAGTGTGCCTTACAAAAGGTGTGTTGGCAGCACTGATATCATTTTGAACTTGGTGGTACAAGTCCAAATGTGGGGTTATTAGAGATCAGGAGACTTAATCTATGAAACTTAGACAATATAGGTTCTGGGATTAGTTTACTAGGGAAAAAATTTGTTGGTATTTCATACAGCTGAACTGGATCTTTCTTGCTTCTTACTTATTATCATAGCTCTTTGATGTTTAACGTCGCAAATCATGATCAGATGGGTTTactctttctatttttatctATTCCACAGTACAACTGGGAGAAAGAAGCAGGCTGTCATGATACTCTCATCATTGATTATACTGAAGCTGAAGAGTATGCAATACAAGTCCTGTTAGCTTTCATTTGCTCGAATTTAGGCTTTTGTTGGTTCTGGAAAGCTGGAAGAGAATTACTTCTTCcgttttttcattttgtgtTCTTTCATCACTGGAGATAAGGAAGTAGCATGTTGCATCACAATTTGAAAGAAACTGAATCATAAAACTGTTCCGGAGAGGGTTATATTATACATCCTTTTCTCTGTCTTTTTCTTAGTTTTGCAAGAcaaaagaattgaaaaatggtaaattcataatatttttccaaAACCAAGGAGGCCTTTcgttcttttttcttgttaGTCACTAGTGGGTACTTTTGAATTTGTCAGTATTGTTCCATTGGCCTTTATTGACACTGAAACTGAAGCTAGTGTGGAGAAGCCTCAGGACACCCTGTTATCTCAAGAACTGTGTGTGGGTTTGCTAACTTTTGAagatcatcaaagtagaccaCTTAATGAGGATAATCAAGGTGAACTGGAGCAGATGAGATCTTCTGAAGGGGCACATCTATCAGAAAAAGATAAGTGCTttagtgaagaagaagattttgATCTAAGCAACTTAGAGTTCACAATTGAGAGGATCTACGAGGATGGGAAACCTGAAATAGGAAATGCAAGTTTCGAAGTTGTTGCTCCCTCTGGTGGAGATAAGTGTTTATTTAGTGAAAAGGAGGGTGATCTAAGCAACTTAGAGACCACAATTCAGAAGCTTCAAGAGGATGGGGGATTTGAGAAGGGAGATGCAGATTCTGAAATAGTTGCTCCCTTAGATGGAGAAAATCAAGTTGCTCCCTCTGGTGGAGATAAGTGTTTAGTTAGTGAAAAGGAGCATGATCTAAGCAACTCAGAGACCACAATTGACAAGCTTCGAGAGGCTGGGCGATTTGATAAGGGGGATGCAGATTTTGAAATGGCTGCTCCCTTAGATGGGGAAACTCAAGATGCTCCCTCTGGTGGAGATAAGTGTTTAGTTAGTGAAAAGGAGCGTGATCTAAGCAACTTAGTAACCACAATTGAAAGGCTTCGAGAGGATGGGGGATTTGAGAAGGAAGATGCAGATTCTGAAATGGCTGCTCCCTTAAATGGAGAAACTGGAGAAGTCATTGGCACTGAGACTAAAGTGGATTTTGCACCCGAAGAGACATATATGCCCTCTGAAATAGTATCATCTGACAGTCCAGAGCCTGATGTTGTTATGACAGACCGTCCAATATCGTTAAGAGTCGACTCAACTCCTGCAAAGAAGCCACCTATTACTGCTGAAGGTCAGAAATATTTCATTGAACAGAGAGTTTCTTCCGACACTGTTTTAGGTTGTTCCTGCATTTTGTTGATAATAATATAGACAACTTCACCTGTTTCCTTAACTCACTGAATGTTTTGATGGTTCATATTCATATTTGAACAACAATTTTCACCACAAGGTTATCCGCAAATTGTttgttgaatttttcttttttataattgtttAAGTTGCAGGTGGTTTAACACCTGAGTTCATGCTTGTTCCAACTCCCGCTCTGAAGGAGCGACGTCTgactaaaagaaaaaggaagtgTTTATTTGATGACCTGATAGTGTTGCCTAATGAGTAAGTGACAGCGCAGTGTAGATCTACTTTTCTGAAATGAAATTCTAGTGTTCTACTAAATGTAATTTTCTCTTGGTGTTACAGTTTAGTCAAGAAAAGCATAAGGGATGCAAGCGATTTAGTGTGCAAGCGAAGGAAGGCTCCTTGTAATGCTTTCACTGTTTGGAAAGCAACTCGAGCATTGGGATTCTCAGAGCCCTTGATTCCTTGTATGTGTGGTCTTATCATTTactctttatttctttttaaggGGCAACATCTATTGACCAATCATACACCTGCAGATTCCTCGTCGGAGCTACAGTCACTGCTCTTCTTAAAGAATTTAAAGATCTCAGCGCCCCATGAAGATGTAGTGGTCTCGGCACCTGGTGAAGATGTAGTGGTCCCGGCGGCCCATGAAGATGTAGAGCTCCCGGCACCCAATGAAGATGTAAAGATCTCAGCGGCCCGTGAAGATGTAGAAGTTCCTGAGAAGGTTATAGTATCAGAGCTTCCTCCTGGTGATGGATCCTCAGAGCAAGCAGGGATAGCTCCCGAAACACCTACTAGGCAGTTCTCATCTAGGAGACCATATGAGAGCCCAAAAGCCTCCAAGTCCGATGAAGTGAGGCCTGAAAGCCCACTTGAGAGTGTGGCCTTGGAGAAAGAGTCATCAGTATACGAGGACCAAGACCTTAGTTTTACTCTGATGAACGAGGTAGCTTCTATCCTCTTCTATCGGTTTTGTCCTAGTATGTTGCTGTCTTTTGAAGAGTAGTCCACGTTCTCTTTTGAGCTTTGGTAACATGGTATTGCTTGTTTTCTTCATTccaggatttgaactcattgGAAGGGGAAACTCACAAACTCTGTAAGAGATCTAATTCTGAAATTATTTCCGCTTCTGCTTTTCTCTGTTTTACAATTCCAAATATTACTGAGCCATAGTAGAATTACATGATATTGGATTTGCGTAATCGGATGCTCATCTCTTTCTATATTTGTTGTTTGCAGATGGTTGGACTGGAAGAACAAGGCAAGGCTAACATTCAACTCGGCATTGATTTCTTCATAATTAGAAATTGAGttcaccttctttttttttttttccttttttctcctCCCAACTAAGATTATATGTTTGTGTTACAGACAAGTAGCAAAACACCTGAATGAGGTTTTCCAGAAACAGAAGGGAAAGGATGAAGTAACGTGTTTGTTGCAGATCTCCAAGGGAAGGACTAGGAAGGAGAGTGCAAGACTCTTCTATGAGATATTGGTAATCTTCCTTGTGTCTCTCGAGTAATGAAATGTATACTAATTTATAGAGTGTGAAAATGAAGCCAAAACCATTTTTGATTCCGAGTTTGGCTGCACAATGGAATGAGGAGGTTGCTTGCAAAATGGGGGCCTAGGACAGTAGATAATAGGAAGAATGAGAGGCcataaagaagaaaacaagagGCAGGAGTCCGATTGTTGTGGTCATGTTTTTGAATTACATGACTGAGGAGAGGGCTGAACAAGATTCACCATCCCGGATCTACTATGCCATTCCTCTAATCACATTTCCAAAGAAGTTTAACTGTCGTTTCCTGCTGTTGTTAGATATGCTTTGTTCTAAGTACTATACAGTGGGGCTGTAGGGATTCTCACGGGACTCATCCTTCCGCTTTGTGCAGGTCTTGAAGAGCAATGGATTCATCAATGTGGATCAAGAGACTGCACATGCTGATGTTCTCATCAGGAAGCTGCCGAAGTTGGAACAAGCTTTCGATGCTGATGACTCCGAGAGACGTACATGAAAGTCCTGCACGTTTTCCAGAATACTGGGTCATCAGCATCCCCTGTAATTATTGCACAGAACTAGTTTTTTTGCAAATCCTGCTAGTCTGTATATGGTAGGTAGGAAGTCTGTAAAACGCAACACCTGTCGAGGCTCAAACTTAAGCACGGAGTTTAGCCCTTGTCTTTAAAGGGCCGGTGATTCGGCACAGGTATTGTGAAGGTTTCTTATATAGGAGGTCTTTTCAGCCGAAGGAAATGCCATTGGCATGCTTAGGAGTTGGTACCGTAGCTTTATATTAGGAGTTGATGTAGTTGCAAGTAGACTTTGTTAAAGATCTTGAAGAAGCAAATCTTTCTGTGCATGAGAGAAACAATTTGAAGTTCGTAGAAATTTTTCGTGGTCTCGTTGGCCCATGAAAGAAAAACTTTGATCGCCGAAGCGACAGGTCATCACGTGATGGTAGGGACCTAATGTGGCATTATTTTCAGGTCAGTTGGCCCACCCGTATGCGTCCCGATAATGCATGACAGGGACTGAGCAGGTGGTTTATAACATCGGGTTCAAAAATTTGGAGAACGGGTGAGGAAGATGATATACTTGGATTGTCTGGCTACTCGATATTTATGTGATCCTTTTAGGGGATCGGAGAGTCTCCCATCATTCACTACCAAGTAGGAACACGAGGATTAGCTCCTAACGGGGTTCTTCGGATGTACAAGAAACTGGGGGTGCAAATTGAAACCAAAACGAACTTCTGTGTGCAAATCGTGAACAAGTAAACTTTACCATGGGGGTGCAAAATGCAAAATGTTAGGGTTTATAAAACTTTAGGGTGCAAAATGATCTAATTGTGAAAGCTAGGGTGCAAAACATAATGTCTTCTGTGCAGTCTGGGCCATCGAAATCAGGTCGACCACCATTTTTACACCAAATCAAAAGCTTAAACCCCCAAAGGGACCTTCTTGTCGGCCTGACTGCTTGAAccctttctcttcttcctcttgtgTTGTGGGTCTTCTGAAGATTCAGTTGAGGTTTAaagcggaggaggaggacctGACGTAAGGAATGGCAAGTCAAGCAGCTTCCTCTTTCAATGGCAATGTGAAGGTGAAGCTTTCTGCTTGCTAGAGGGCCCTCTGTGCTTTTTGCTCATTGTACTCTAGTTCATCGTGAGCTTCTGTGATCGGTGGTTTAAGGTGATTTGCGTAGGATAGTCGTTTTTGAAAGCCCTGCACTCCAACTGTTTGTGAAATTGACTGAGGGAGACCCCTTAGCTCTGAGCGCGACGATGTAATTATTCGAGCATTGCCCGGATTTCAATTGCGTGGGTTCTGGCGCTTATGAG
Above is a window of Punica granatum isolate Tunisia-2019 chromosome 7, ASM765513v2, whole genome shotgun sequence DNA encoding:
- the LOC116213143 gene encoding sister chromatid cohesion 1 protein 2 isoform X2, which encodes MFHSHSLSRKGPLGSVWVAAYCHKRLKKAEVTATDISFSVDKILQDEFEIITYRVLGYFLLGVVRIYSKKVEYLFNDCHKVLVQVKGFVVSEKGHSRTVKGLREPISLITRPKRFELDAFDLEVGDDVSGAHHQSPQEEITLKDNAWRHAGMVQCALQKYNWEKEAGCHDTLIIDYTEAEDIVPLAFIDTETEASVEKPQDTLLSQELCVGLLTFEDHQSRPLNEDNQGELEQMRSSEGAHLSEKDKCFSEEEDFDLSNLEFTIERIYEDGKPEIGNASFEVVAPSGGDKCLFSEKEGDLSNLETTIQKLQEDGGFEKGDADSEIVAPLDGENQVAPSGGDKCLVSEKEHDLSNSETTIDKLREAGRFDKGDADFEMAAPLDGETQDAPSGGDKCLVSEKERDLSNLVTTIERLREDGGFEKEDADSEMAAPLNGETGEVIGTETKVDFAPEETYMPSEIVSSDSPEPDVVMTDRPISLRVDSTPAKKPPITAEGGLTPEFMLVPTPALKERRLTKRKRKCLFDDLIVLPNDLVKKSIRDASDLVCKRRKAPCNAFTVWKATRALGFSEPLIPYSSSELQSLLFLKNLKISAPHEDVVVSAPGEDVVVPAAHEDVELPAPNEDVKISAAREDVEVPEKVIVSELPPGDGSSEQAGIAPETPTRQFSSRRPYESPKASKSDEVRPESPLESVALEKESSVYEDQDLSFTLMNEDLNSLEGETHKLYGWTGRTRQVAKHLNEVFQKQKGKDEVTCLLQISKGRTRKESARLFYEILVLKSNGFINVDQETAHADVLIRKLPKLEQAFDADDSERRT
- the LOC116213143 gene encoding sister chromatid cohesion 1 protein 2 isoform X1, with amino-acid sequence MFHSHSLSRKGPLGSVWVAAYCHKRLKKAEVTATDISFSVDKILQDEFEIITYRVLGYFLLGVVRIYSKKVEYLFNDCHKVLVQVKGFVVSEKGHSRTVKGLREPISLITRPKRFELDAFDLEVGDDVSGAHHQSPQEEITLKDNAWRHAGMVQCALQKYNWEKEAGCHDTLIIDYTEAEDIVPLAFIDTETEASVEKPQDTLLSQELCVGLLTFEDHQSRPLNEDNQGELEQMRSSEGAHLSEKDKCFSEEEDFDLSNLEFTIERIYEDGKPEIGNASFEVVAPSGGDKCLFSEKEGDLSNLETTIQKLQEDGGFEKGDADSEIVAPLDGENQVAPSGGDKCLVSEKEHDLSNSETTIDKLREAGRFDKGDADFEMAAPLDGETQDAPSGGDKCLVSEKERDLSNLVTTIERLREDGGFEKEDADSEMAAPLNGETGEVIGTETKVDFAPEETYMPSEIVSSDSPEPDVVMTDRPISLRVDSTPAKKPPITAEVAGGLTPEFMLVPTPALKERRLTKRKRKCLFDDLIVLPNDLVKKSIRDASDLVCKRRKAPCNAFTVWKATRALGFSEPLIPYSSSELQSLLFLKNLKISAPHEDVVVSAPGEDVVVPAAHEDVELPAPNEDVKISAAREDVEVPEKVIVSELPPGDGSSEQAGIAPETPTRQFSSRRPYESPKASKSDEVRPESPLESVALEKESSVYEDQDLSFTLMNEDLNSLEGETHKLYGWTGRTRQVAKHLNEVFQKQKGKDEVTCLLQISKGRTRKESARLFYEILVLKSNGFINVDQETAHADVLIRKLPKLEQAFDADDSERRT